In Macrobrachium rosenbergii isolate ZJJX-2024 chromosome 47, ASM4041242v1, whole genome shotgun sequence, the following are encoded in one genomic region:
- the LOC136830857 gene encoding uncharacterized protein — protein sequence METVRMVLSAVRENDFMLTVDLMDAYFQVPVHTSSHWYLRFTLDRVVYQFKVPSFGLSTAPQVFTRVFTLISVWAHLRGIRLLRYLDNWLVLTNSRLQSLQDRDRLLELCHELGVVINFRKSDLIPKQKVQYLGMLIDTAASRVFPSQAQINMFRKVVRQFLSQQDQPAQQWQVVIGHLSSLEKLVPHGRLHIRSLQWRLRDFWDQSLEPQLVLIPIPQEVRDDLAWWLDVRNLCIGTPLSPRPTRLASFLRCIEGVLWSSPGGVADGEHVGPSRTAPSHQRPGDESSVLGSPVLPGSFGGTLSSIDERQHDRSGIHQQAGGSCLSSPSRVDVAGASMGSRPLSGPVSQVHSGQEERPGRHAQP from the coding sequence atggagacggtGCGTATGGTACTGTCTGCAGTCAGGGAGAACGATTTCATGCTGACGGTCGACTTGATGGATGCGTACTTCCAAGTACCGGTTCATACATCGTCTCATTGGTACCTTCGCTTTACCCTCGACAGGGTGGTTTACCAGTTCAAAGTTCCCTCTTTTGGTCTGTCGACCGCTCCACAGGTGTTCACGAGGGTATTCACCCTCATTTCGGTTTGGGCCCATTTGCGCGGGATACgccttctgaggtatctcgacaatTGGTTAGTCCTGACAAACTCCCGCTTGCAAtcgctacaggacagggatcgtctcctcgaaTTGTGTCATGAACTGGGAGTCGTGATCAACTTCCGGAAGTCCGATCTAATTCCCAAGCAGAAAGTTcaatacctgggcatgctgatcgacACGGCAGCAAGCAGAGTCTTCCCCTCGCAGGCTCAAATCAACATGTTCAGGAAGGTAGTGAGGCAGTTCCTATCACAACAGGATCAACCTGCTCAACAGTGGCAGGTCGTAATCGGCCACCTGTCGTCGTTGGAGAAACTCGTTCCACATGGGAGACTCCACATTCGGTCCCTCCAGTGGAGGCTGAGGGATTTCTGGGATCAGTCCCTGGAGCCCCAGTTGGTTCTCATCCCCATCCCGCAGGAGGTGAGGGACGATCTCGCCTGGTGGTTGGATGTCAGGAACCTGTGCATAGGGACACCCCTGTCCCCTCGCCCCACCAGACTTGCTTCTTTTCTCAGATGCATCGAAGGAGTGCTGTGGAGctcacctggaggagttgctgatgGTGAGCATGTGGGACCGTCACGAacggcaccttcacatcaacgtcctGGAGATGAAAGCAGTGTTCTTGGGTCTCCAGTGCTTCCAGGATCGTTTGGTGGGACACTCAGTAGcattgatgagcgacaacacgaccgtagtggcatacatcaacaagcaggggggtctTGTCTCTCGAGCCCTTCACGAGTTGACGTTGCAGGTGCATCAATGGGCAGTCGCCCACTCAGTGGtcctgtcagccaggtacattctgggCAAGAGGAACGTCCTGGCAGACACGCTCAGCCGTAG